From the genome of Cinclus cinclus chromosome 12, bCinCin1.1, whole genome shotgun sequence, one region includes:
- the COPG1 gene encoding coatomer subunit gamma-1 isoform X3 encodes MLKKFDKKDEESGEGRDPSVGGSSNPFQHLEKSAVLQEARVFNETPINPRKCAHILTKILYLINQGEHLGVTEATESFFAMTKLFQSNDPTLRRMCYLTIKEMSSIAEDVIIVTSSLTKDMTGKDDNYRGPAVRTLCQITDSTMLQAIERYMKQAIVDKVPSVSSSALVSSLHLLKTSNDVVKRWVNEAQEAASSDNIMVQYHALGLLYHVRKNDRLAVNKMLSKFTRHGLKSPFAYCMMIRIASKLLEEEAGSRDSPLFDFIESCLRNKHEMVVYEAASAIVNLPNCTAKELAPAVSVLQLFCSSPKAALRYAAVRTLNKVAMKHPSAVTACNLDLENLVTDSNRSIATLAITTLLKTGSESSIDRLMKQISSFMSEISDEFKVVVVQAINALCQKYPRKHAVLMNFLFTMLREEGGFEYKRAIVDCIISIIEENSESKETGLSHLCEFIEDCEFTVLATRILHLLGQEGPKTNNPSKYIRFIYNRVVLEHEEVRAGAVSALAKFGAQNEEMLPSILVLLRRCVMDDDNEVRDRATFYLNVLEQKQKALNAGYILNGLTVSIPGLERALHQYTLEPSEKPFDLKSVPLATAPITEQRAENVPVTVVKQPEKVAATRQEIFQEQLGAIPEFRELGPLFKSSPEPVALTELETEYVVRCTKHTFVNHMVFQFDCTNTLNDQILENVTVQMEPTEGYEVIGYVPAKTLVYNQPGTCYTLVALSEEDPTAVACTFSCMMKFTVKDCDPNTA; translated from the exons ATGCTGAAGAAGTTCGACAAGAAGGACGAGGAGTCGGGTGAGGGAAGAGACCCCTCTGTGG GTGGGAGTTCCAACCCATTCCAGCACCTGGAGAAGAGTGCAGTCTTGCAAGAG GCTCGGGTGTTTAATGAGACTCCCATAAACCCACGAAAATGTGCTCATATCCTCACCAAGATCCTGTATCTCATAAACCAg GGGGAGCACCTTGGTGTCACGGAAGCTACCGAATCCTTCTTTGCTATGACCAAGCTGTTTCAGTCCAATGAT CCAACTCTTCGCAGGATGTGTTACCTCACTATCAAAGAGATGTCTTCTATTGCAGAAGATGTGATCATTGTTACTAGCAG CTTAACCAAAGACATGACTGGGAAGGATGACAATTACAGAGGCCCTGCTGTGAGAACACTCTGTCAGATCACTGAT agtACCATGTTGCAGGCCATTGAACGCTACATGAAGCAGGCGATCGTTGACAAAGTGCCAAGtgtgtccagctctgctcttgtGTCTTCCTTG CACTTGCTGAAGACCAGTAATGATGTGGTAAAGCGCTGGGTGAATGAGGCTCAGGAGGCAGCTTCTAGTGACAATATCATGGTGCAG TATCATGCTCTGGGCCTGCTGTACCATGTGCGGAAGAACGACCGCCTGGCAGTCAACAAGATGCTCAGCAAGTTCACACGCCATGGCCTCAAGTCCCCATTTGCCTACTGCATGATGATCAGAATAGCCAGCAAGCTGCTAGAGGAGGAGGCTGGCAG CCGTGATAGCCCTCTGTTTGACTTCATTGAGAGCTGCCTAAGAAACAAGCATGAGATGGTAGTGTATGAAGCTGCATCTGCCATCGTTAACCTGCCCAACTGCACTGCCAAGGAGTTGGCTCCAGCTGTCTCAG TTctgcagctgttctgcagctcCCCGAAAGCAGCACTAAGATATGCAGCCGTCCGTACCCTCAACAAG gtggcCATGAAGCACCCATCTGCTGTGACTGCCTGTAACCTGGACCTGGAGAACCTTGTGACAGACTCCAACCGAAGCATAGCCACCCTGGCTATCACCACACTGCTGAAAACGGGCAGCGAGAGCAGCATTGACCGGCTCATGAAGCAGATCTCCTCTTTCATGTCAGAAATCTCTGATGAGTTCAAA GTTGTAGTGGTGCAGGCCATCAATGCTCTGTGTCAGAAGTACCCTCGCAAACACGCTGTCCTCATGAACTTCCTCTTCACTATGCTTCGGGAGGAG GGTGGCTTTGAATACAAGCGAGCCATTGTGGACTGCATCATCAGCATTATTGAGGAGAACTCAGAGAGCAAAGAGACAGGCCTGTCTCACCTCTGTGAATTCATTGAGGACTGCGAGTTCACTGTGCTGGCCACTCGTATCCTCCACCTCTTGGGGCAGGAAGGGCCCAAAACCAACAACCCCTCCAAATATATTCGCTTCATCTACAACAGGGTTGTTCTGGAGCATGAAGAAGTCCGGGCAG GTGCTGTCAGTGCTCTGGCCAAGTTTGGAGCTCAGAATGAGGAGATGTTGCCCAGTATCTTGGTGTTACTGAGAAG GTGTGTGATGGATGATGACAATGAAGTGAGAGATAGAGCCACCTTCTACCTGAATgttctggagcagaagcagaaggCCCTCAATGCTGGCTACATCCTGAATG GGTTGACGGTATCCATCCCTGGCCTGGAGAGGGCTCTGCATCAGTACACCTTGGAGCCCTCTGAGAAGCCCTTTGACTTGAAATCTGTTCCTTTGGCAACAGCTCCCATCACTGAGCAAAGAGCAG aAAATGTCCCTGTTACTGTAGTGAAACAGCCAGAGAAAGTGGCAGCAACACGACAAGAAATATTCCAAG AGCAACTGGGGGCCATCCCAGAGTTTAGGGAGCTGGGCCCACTCTTCAAGTCTTCCCCAGAGCCTGTGGCCCTGACAGAGCTGGAGACAGAGTATGTGGTTCGTTGCACCAAGCATACCTTTGTCAACCACATGGTGTTCCAG TTtgactgcaccaacaccctgaaTGATCAGATCCTGGAGAATGTCACAGTGCAGATGGAGCCAACAGAGGGGTATGAGGTCATTGGTTACGTACCTGCCAAAACCCTGGTGTACAACCAGCCAGGTACCTGCTACACACTGGTGGCACTGTCTGAAGAGGATCCGACAGCAG TGGCCTGCACATTCAGCTGCATGATGAAGTTCACTGTCAAGGACTGCGATCCTAACACGG CTTGA
- the COPG1 gene encoding coatomer subunit gamma-1 isoform X1, protein MLKKFDKKDEESGEGRDPSVGGSSNPFQHLEKSAVLQEARVFNETPINPRKCAHILTKILYLINQGEHLGVTEATESFFAMTKLFQSNDPTLRRMCYLTIKEMSSIAEDVIIVTSSLTKDMTGKDDNYRGPAVRTLCQITDSTMLQAIERYMKQAIVDKVPSVSSSALVSSLHLLKTSNDVVKRWVNEAQEAASSDNIMVQYHALGLLYHVRKNDRLAVNKMLSKFTRHGLKSPFAYCMMIRIASKLLEEEAGSRDSPLFDFIESCLRNKHEMVVYEAASAIVNLPNCTAKELAPAVSVLQLFCSSPKAALRYAAVRTLNKVAMKHPSAVTACNLDLENLVTDSNRSIATLAITTLLKTGSESSIDRLMKQISSFMSEISDEFKVVVVQAINALCQKYPRKHAVLMNFLFTMLREEGGFEYKRAIVDCIISIIEENSESKETGLSHLCEFIEDCEFTVLATRILHLLGQEGPKTNNPSKYIRFIYNRVVLEHEEVRAGAVSALAKFGAQNEEMLPSILVLLRRCVMDDDNEVRDRATFYLNVLEQKQKALNAGYILNGLTVSIPGLERALHQYTLEPSEKPFDLKSVPLATAPITEQRAENVPVTVVKQPEKVAATRQEIFQEQLGAIPEFRELGPLFKSSPEPVALTELETEYVVRCTKHTFVNHMVFQFDCTNTLNDQILENVTVQMEPTEGYEVIGYVPAKTLVYNQPGTCYTLVALSEEDPTAVACTFSCMMKFTVKDCDPNTGEADDEGYEDEYVLEDLEVTVADHIQRVLKPNFGAAWDEVGDEFEKEETFTLSAIKTLEEAVSNIVKFLGMQPCERSDKVPDNKNSHTLYLAGVFRGGHDLLVRSRLVLTDTVTMQVTARSAEELPVDVIMASVG, encoded by the exons ATGCTGAAGAAGTTCGACAAGAAGGACGAGGAGTCGGGTGAGGGAAGAGACCCCTCTGTGG GTGGGAGTTCCAACCCATTCCAGCACCTGGAGAAGAGTGCAGTCTTGCAAGAG GCTCGGGTGTTTAATGAGACTCCCATAAACCCACGAAAATGTGCTCATATCCTCACCAAGATCCTGTATCTCATAAACCAg GGGGAGCACCTTGGTGTCACGGAAGCTACCGAATCCTTCTTTGCTATGACCAAGCTGTTTCAGTCCAATGAT CCAACTCTTCGCAGGATGTGTTACCTCACTATCAAAGAGATGTCTTCTATTGCAGAAGATGTGATCATTGTTACTAGCAG CTTAACCAAAGACATGACTGGGAAGGATGACAATTACAGAGGCCCTGCTGTGAGAACACTCTGTCAGATCACTGAT agtACCATGTTGCAGGCCATTGAACGCTACATGAAGCAGGCGATCGTTGACAAAGTGCCAAGtgtgtccagctctgctcttgtGTCTTCCTTG CACTTGCTGAAGACCAGTAATGATGTGGTAAAGCGCTGGGTGAATGAGGCTCAGGAGGCAGCTTCTAGTGACAATATCATGGTGCAG TATCATGCTCTGGGCCTGCTGTACCATGTGCGGAAGAACGACCGCCTGGCAGTCAACAAGATGCTCAGCAAGTTCACACGCCATGGCCTCAAGTCCCCATTTGCCTACTGCATGATGATCAGAATAGCCAGCAAGCTGCTAGAGGAGGAGGCTGGCAG CCGTGATAGCCCTCTGTTTGACTTCATTGAGAGCTGCCTAAGAAACAAGCATGAGATGGTAGTGTATGAAGCTGCATCTGCCATCGTTAACCTGCCCAACTGCACTGCCAAGGAGTTGGCTCCAGCTGTCTCAG TTctgcagctgttctgcagctcCCCGAAAGCAGCACTAAGATATGCAGCCGTCCGTACCCTCAACAAG gtggcCATGAAGCACCCATCTGCTGTGACTGCCTGTAACCTGGACCTGGAGAACCTTGTGACAGACTCCAACCGAAGCATAGCCACCCTGGCTATCACCACACTGCTGAAAACGGGCAGCGAGAGCAGCATTGACCGGCTCATGAAGCAGATCTCCTCTTTCATGTCAGAAATCTCTGATGAGTTCAAA GTTGTAGTGGTGCAGGCCATCAATGCTCTGTGTCAGAAGTACCCTCGCAAACACGCTGTCCTCATGAACTTCCTCTTCACTATGCTTCGGGAGGAG GGTGGCTTTGAATACAAGCGAGCCATTGTGGACTGCATCATCAGCATTATTGAGGAGAACTCAGAGAGCAAAGAGACAGGCCTGTCTCACCTCTGTGAATTCATTGAGGACTGCGAGTTCACTGTGCTGGCCACTCGTATCCTCCACCTCTTGGGGCAGGAAGGGCCCAAAACCAACAACCCCTCCAAATATATTCGCTTCATCTACAACAGGGTTGTTCTGGAGCATGAAGAAGTCCGGGCAG GTGCTGTCAGTGCTCTGGCCAAGTTTGGAGCTCAGAATGAGGAGATGTTGCCCAGTATCTTGGTGTTACTGAGAAG GTGTGTGATGGATGATGACAATGAAGTGAGAGATAGAGCCACCTTCTACCTGAATgttctggagcagaagcagaaggCCCTCAATGCTGGCTACATCCTGAATG GGTTGACGGTATCCATCCCTGGCCTGGAGAGGGCTCTGCATCAGTACACCTTGGAGCCCTCTGAGAAGCCCTTTGACTTGAAATCTGTTCCTTTGGCAACAGCTCCCATCACTGAGCAAAGAGCAG aAAATGTCCCTGTTACTGTAGTGAAACAGCCAGAGAAAGTGGCAGCAACACGACAAGAAATATTCCAAG AGCAACTGGGGGCCATCCCAGAGTTTAGGGAGCTGGGCCCACTCTTCAAGTCTTCCCCAGAGCCTGTGGCCCTGACAGAGCTGGAGACAGAGTATGTGGTTCGTTGCACCAAGCATACCTTTGTCAACCACATGGTGTTCCAG TTtgactgcaccaacaccctgaaTGATCAGATCCTGGAGAATGTCACAGTGCAGATGGAGCCAACAGAGGGGTATGAGGTCATTGGTTACGTACCTGCCAAAACCCTGGTGTACAACCAGCCAGGTACCTGCTACACACTGGTGGCACTGTCTGAAGAGGATCCGACAGCAG TGGCCTGCACATTCAGCTGCATGATGAAGTTCACTGTCAAGGACTGCGATCCTAACACGGGTGAGGCGGACGACGAGGGTTATGAGGATGAGTATGTG CTTGAAGACCTGGAGGTCACAGTGGCTGATCACATCCAGCGAGTTCTGAAGCCAAactttggagcagcctgggatgaaGTGGGTGATGAgtttgaaaaggaagaaacctTTACTTTATCTGCTATTAAAACCCTTGAAG AGGCTGTGAGCAATATTGTGAAGTTCCTGGGGATGCAGCCCTGCGAGCGGTCAGATAAAGTGCCAGATAACAAGAACTCTCACACACTGTACCTGGCAG GTGTGTTCCGGGGTGGCCATGACCTCCTGGTGCGGTCTCGTCTTGTTCTCACGGACACGGTGACCATGCAGGTCACGGCCCGCAGCGCAGAGGAGCTCCCTGTGGATGTCATCATGGCCTCCGTCGGATAA
- the COPG1 gene encoding coatomer subunit gamma-1 isoform X2, with product MLKKFDKKDEESGGSSNPFQHLEKSAVLQEARVFNETPINPRKCAHILTKILYLINQGEHLGVTEATESFFAMTKLFQSNDPTLRRMCYLTIKEMSSIAEDVIIVTSSLTKDMTGKDDNYRGPAVRTLCQITDSTMLQAIERYMKQAIVDKVPSVSSSALVSSLHLLKTSNDVVKRWVNEAQEAASSDNIMVQYHALGLLYHVRKNDRLAVNKMLSKFTRHGLKSPFAYCMMIRIASKLLEEEAGSRDSPLFDFIESCLRNKHEMVVYEAASAIVNLPNCTAKELAPAVSVLQLFCSSPKAALRYAAVRTLNKVAMKHPSAVTACNLDLENLVTDSNRSIATLAITTLLKTGSESSIDRLMKQISSFMSEISDEFKVVVVQAINALCQKYPRKHAVLMNFLFTMLREEGGFEYKRAIVDCIISIIEENSESKETGLSHLCEFIEDCEFTVLATRILHLLGQEGPKTNNPSKYIRFIYNRVVLEHEEVRAGAVSALAKFGAQNEEMLPSILVLLRRCVMDDDNEVRDRATFYLNVLEQKQKALNAGYILNGLTVSIPGLERALHQYTLEPSEKPFDLKSVPLATAPITEQRAENVPVTVVKQPEKVAATRQEIFQEQLGAIPEFRELGPLFKSSPEPVALTELETEYVVRCTKHTFVNHMVFQFDCTNTLNDQILENVTVQMEPTEGYEVIGYVPAKTLVYNQPGTCYTLVALSEEDPTAVACTFSCMMKFTVKDCDPNTGEADDEGYEDEYVLEDLEVTVADHIQRVLKPNFGAAWDEVGDEFEKEETFTLSAIKTLEEAVSNIVKFLGMQPCERSDKVPDNKNSHTLYLAGVFRGGHDLLVRSRLVLTDTVTMQVTARSAEELPVDVIMASVG from the exons ATGCTGAAGAAGTTCGACAAGAAGGACGAGGAGTCGG GTGGGAGTTCCAACCCATTCCAGCACCTGGAGAAGAGTGCAGTCTTGCAAGAG GCTCGGGTGTTTAATGAGACTCCCATAAACCCACGAAAATGTGCTCATATCCTCACCAAGATCCTGTATCTCATAAACCAg GGGGAGCACCTTGGTGTCACGGAAGCTACCGAATCCTTCTTTGCTATGACCAAGCTGTTTCAGTCCAATGAT CCAACTCTTCGCAGGATGTGTTACCTCACTATCAAAGAGATGTCTTCTATTGCAGAAGATGTGATCATTGTTACTAGCAG CTTAACCAAAGACATGACTGGGAAGGATGACAATTACAGAGGCCCTGCTGTGAGAACACTCTGTCAGATCACTGAT agtACCATGTTGCAGGCCATTGAACGCTACATGAAGCAGGCGATCGTTGACAAAGTGCCAAGtgtgtccagctctgctcttgtGTCTTCCTTG CACTTGCTGAAGACCAGTAATGATGTGGTAAAGCGCTGGGTGAATGAGGCTCAGGAGGCAGCTTCTAGTGACAATATCATGGTGCAG TATCATGCTCTGGGCCTGCTGTACCATGTGCGGAAGAACGACCGCCTGGCAGTCAACAAGATGCTCAGCAAGTTCACACGCCATGGCCTCAAGTCCCCATTTGCCTACTGCATGATGATCAGAATAGCCAGCAAGCTGCTAGAGGAGGAGGCTGGCAG CCGTGATAGCCCTCTGTTTGACTTCATTGAGAGCTGCCTAAGAAACAAGCATGAGATGGTAGTGTATGAAGCTGCATCTGCCATCGTTAACCTGCCCAACTGCACTGCCAAGGAGTTGGCTCCAGCTGTCTCAG TTctgcagctgttctgcagctcCCCGAAAGCAGCACTAAGATATGCAGCCGTCCGTACCCTCAACAAG gtggcCATGAAGCACCCATCTGCTGTGACTGCCTGTAACCTGGACCTGGAGAACCTTGTGACAGACTCCAACCGAAGCATAGCCACCCTGGCTATCACCACACTGCTGAAAACGGGCAGCGAGAGCAGCATTGACCGGCTCATGAAGCAGATCTCCTCTTTCATGTCAGAAATCTCTGATGAGTTCAAA GTTGTAGTGGTGCAGGCCATCAATGCTCTGTGTCAGAAGTACCCTCGCAAACACGCTGTCCTCATGAACTTCCTCTTCACTATGCTTCGGGAGGAG GGTGGCTTTGAATACAAGCGAGCCATTGTGGACTGCATCATCAGCATTATTGAGGAGAACTCAGAGAGCAAAGAGACAGGCCTGTCTCACCTCTGTGAATTCATTGAGGACTGCGAGTTCACTGTGCTGGCCACTCGTATCCTCCACCTCTTGGGGCAGGAAGGGCCCAAAACCAACAACCCCTCCAAATATATTCGCTTCATCTACAACAGGGTTGTTCTGGAGCATGAAGAAGTCCGGGCAG GTGCTGTCAGTGCTCTGGCCAAGTTTGGAGCTCAGAATGAGGAGATGTTGCCCAGTATCTTGGTGTTACTGAGAAG GTGTGTGATGGATGATGACAATGAAGTGAGAGATAGAGCCACCTTCTACCTGAATgttctggagcagaagcagaaggCCCTCAATGCTGGCTACATCCTGAATG GGTTGACGGTATCCATCCCTGGCCTGGAGAGGGCTCTGCATCAGTACACCTTGGAGCCCTCTGAGAAGCCCTTTGACTTGAAATCTGTTCCTTTGGCAACAGCTCCCATCACTGAGCAAAGAGCAG aAAATGTCCCTGTTACTGTAGTGAAACAGCCAGAGAAAGTGGCAGCAACACGACAAGAAATATTCCAAG AGCAACTGGGGGCCATCCCAGAGTTTAGGGAGCTGGGCCCACTCTTCAAGTCTTCCCCAGAGCCTGTGGCCCTGACAGAGCTGGAGACAGAGTATGTGGTTCGTTGCACCAAGCATACCTTTGTCAACCACATGGTGTTCCAG TTtgactgcaccaacaccctgaaTGATCAGATCCTGGAGAATGTCACAGTGCAGATGGAGCCAACAGAGGGGTATGAGGTCATTGGTTACGTACCTGCCAAAACCCTGGTGTACAACCAGCCAGGTACCTGCTACACACTGGTGGCACTGTCTGAAGAGGATCCGACAGCAG TGGCCTGCACATTCAGCTGCATGATGAAGTTCACTGTCAAGGACTGCGATCCTAACACGGGTGAGGCGGACGACGAGGGTTATGAGGATGAGTATGTG CTTGAAGACCTGGAGGTCACAGTGGCTGATCACATCCAGCGAGTTCTGAAGCCAAactttggagcagcctgggatgaaGTGGGTGATGAgtttgaaaaggaagaaacctTTACTTTATCTGCTATTAAAACCCTTGAAG AGGCTGTGAGCAATATTGTGAAGTTCCTGGGGATGCAGCCCTGCGAGCGGTCAGATAAAGTGCCAGATAACAAGAACTCTCACACACTGTACCTGGCAG GTGTGTTCCGGGGTGGCCATGACCTCCTGGTGCGGTCTCGTCTTGTTCTCACGGACACGGTGACCATGCAGGTCACGGCCCGCAGCGCAGAGGAGCTCCCTGTGGATGTCATCATGGCCTCCGTCGGATAA